The DNA segment CATATAGGGGTGTTCAGGGGCTCTGGAGCAGACCACTGGGAGTCTTCAAAATGACCAGGGTTGCCTCACTGGCCCAGCCCAGAGGGGGCAGCCATGGCCTCCGAGGAGCTGTATGACGTTGAAAGGGTCATTGACAAGAGGcaaaacaagaaagggaagaCGGAGTATGTGGTTCAGTGGAAAGGCTATGGCAGGGAGGATGCCACATGGGAGCCAGAGCAGCACCTGGTGAACTGCGAGGAGTGCATCCACGACTTTAACCGGCAGCACACCGGGAAGCAGAAGGAGGGCACCCTCACTAGAGCCAAGCGGACCTCCCCAAACAATGGCCAGAATCAGATCTCCAGATCCACCAACAGCAGCTTCTCCAAGGCCGCCCCCAAGGCCCTAGTGGTGGGCAAGGAGCACGAAGCCAAGAGCAGCCCGCCGTTTACTGCCAGCCAGAAGTTCCAGGAGAGCTCTGCACGGGGCCTGGCCACCTACAAGTACATGGACCTGGCCCGGTTGGGCAACAGGATTCTCGTGCCCAAGAGCCCCATAAAGAGTGGGACTGTGCTGGACAGCTTTCAGGACGAGAGCCCCGAGAATCCGGACCCCATGAAGCAGGGGCCGGAAGACACAGCAGCCCCAGAGGCGGCAGCCGAGAAGCAGATCGGGGACCTACTGAGCCCAGAGCCAGAGCCTTTGATGATGGGGAGCCGGCCCTGGATACACCCATTGTTGCCACGGGCGTCGGGCCCCGTGAAGGCCACCATGGCCACAGGGCTGGCCATGAAAGGGAATGGCACGTCCGATTTGGTGGACGCACTTCCAGTCAACTGCACAAGTCCCCTGCAGACGTCAGTCATGGGCATGAAAGCTGGGAAGAAGAAGTTCATGAAGGACAGGCAAGACCAGCCCTTTAACAAGCAGCTGCGCTTCAGCGTGTGGCAGAGGGAGAGAGCCTACAGGTACCGGGACATTGTGGTCCGGAAGCAGGACggcttcacccacatcctgctGTCCACCAAGTCATCCGAGAACAACTCGCTGAACCCGGAGGTGATGAAGGAGCTGCAGAGAGCGCTGAGCATGGCCAACGCCGACGACAGCAACCTGGTGTTGCTCAGCGCTGTGGGCAGTGTCTTCTGCTGCGGCCTGGACTTCCTCTACTTCATCCGGCGCCTGCCAGATAACCGCAAGAGGGAGAGCGCCAGAATGGCTGAGGCCATCAGAAACTTCGTGAACATCTTCATCCAGTTCAAGAAGCCTATTGTCGTAGCTGTGAATGGCCCGGCCATTGGGCTCGGAGCATCCATCCTGCCTCTCTGTGATGTGGTCTGGGCCAACGAAAAGGCATGGTTCCAGACGCCCTATACCACCTTCGGACAGAGTCCAGACGGCTGTTCCACCGTCATGTTCCCCAAGATTATGGGAGGAGCATCTGCCAACGAAATGCTGTTCAGAGGGCGGAAGCTAACAGCACAGGAGGCGTGCAGCAAAGGGCTGGTCTCCCAGGTGTTCTGGCCTGGGACCTTCACCCAGGAAGTCATGGTTCGCATCAAGGAGCTCGCCTCTTGCAACCGTGTCGTGCTGGAGGAATCCAAGGCCCTTGTGCGCTGCAACatgaggctggagctggagcgGGCCAATGAGCGGGAGTGTGAGGTGCTCAAGAAGATATGGGGCTCCGCGCAGGGCATCGACTCCATGCGCAAGTACCTGAAGTGCAAGACCGACGATTTCTGACTGTCCAGCCGCCCGACCTCACCAGGGCGTGCGGTGCCAGACCTCACGGCCTGAGCCAGGCTCCTACCGAGCTccctctgggaagcaggacttgagacagacaagctatttattgccaaggagttctgaggtgctgtagctttaaaataaataactaaaaaaactCCTTTGTTGAAACGTCATTGGTTTATACTTAATACACACGAGTATAAAAGTATAATGGTGAGCTCTGGCCTGCTCCTTGAGGCTGTCATTCTTGTCACCTTCAGctaggaatgtgtatatataaagatattttctaggtttaggtgtcagaaaagtctgaaacaatgtgtgttaatcttttttttttgtttgttttttccttttaaatgaaaagaaaggggtGATAGCAAGCCTCACCATCCCTGCTGCAAATCGAAATATGGAAAGATCTGAGATGTGCCTTATCTCTAAAAGGTCCAAAGCCTCCaagatagaaaattctaaatcaaATGGAAGACTTATCTTTTAGGATGAGTACTTCTGGCTAAAAACCCACTGATGGAcataccccaaaataaaatatgcctCAGATTCATGCTGAAATATCAATTGATTTTTCCCTGTTGTTCAAAGTCTGATTCTTACCCAGTTAACAGGAAGAAACCACTCTCGCTAACAGAAAGCATCTTTTGCAGTATTAGTGAATCACTGACTAGCTTCAGTATGGTAGCTTAAGTTATAAGTTAATCTTAGCAGGTTTATAATTAGGTTTTCTGacccttttgaaaaataactacATGAGTGCTTCTTGTGGCTAGGTGAGCTCTACTACTTTAtatagagttttggttttctctttgcagatgtgattgatgtattacaccaaaaatggaaagaatttgcatgcttataaactgtgctttttaggttcacttagaatgtactttattgaacaagttaaaattcttttggcATACTATTCAATGCAGAAACTCCTTTTAAAGAGAACTATctgatatagacatgtcttagagtaattaacatcaagtaaaatattttttgtacctaggtttaatataatttaaatattatatctgttaccACTTTGTCAAAAGGCGATTACCTGGAgtgaaacatttttctaaaaaatggaaaagagatatGAGTTGTTATATAAACTCtaacaaatcatttttctttaggaataccCGTCTACAATTGCCTCTCCAGATTGACGTAACTTAAATTTCTAAGggatgtgctaaactaagtattaagtctattaaataattaggtcatttccaaatatattagatgtttaaaacatttcctactaaacactgatttccttttacagaataaCTAAAGAGATGTGGGACTACAAGTAAATAGtgcttgatgccatcctaaaatgttacaaaataaattaaaaaaaaaaaagaaaaaccaagtgttttaaacattatcagtggtatttatgctcaccagtcTATAAAATGCTCatataaatgttagctcttaGTTGCGAATGGAAAGCAGGAAGTATACTTTCAGTAAATTACCAAAGTtattagaattattaaaaaagagtttggcatgatcaggattttctaaaattgcattaaaattacTTAGATAAATAGACTTTTTTAGGAAGGacgtggccaaaacaaaaaactgggtagAGTCCATTTGGTCCAAAGGGGGTGGGGCTCACTTTCACTACAACTTGAGCCTTGGCATTTAAGTGCATTTTGACATGTCAACAAGCTGAAGGATAcagccatcaacattgactaaatctgacccaaTGTTTGAAAGGCTTTTAATTGATCCTTATGCTAAAACATCTTtaaacacattcttttaaaattctttagacGTCTAGCTAagcttgggatgcttcagagggcccctgaggtctCCCAAAGGGCTATTATACTAtctgagttcatttgacatgttaaatggCATGGCAATGATTGTTGGAATGGTGCTAAATCTTCTCAGTTTGTACTGTACAGTTGTTGTTACTTATGTAGATAtcctaaaaattatggaaaattcatgaaaattgataTGTCCTGGTAACATGTTGTCAGTTATAGTTTTAATTATCATGTTCAAGTGTTACAGGTCACAACAATGACCAGGCTATTTTGTCAATTATCCTGTATGGTTTGACTCATAGCTTTAGAAAAATAcctctagttcaagatttataagaaaaaaaaaaattctctaagattaactaaaaaaaaaaaaaaaaaatgttctttgtttGCTGTCTGCTAAATTGGTAACAGACTGAAATTTAGTCTACTCTCTCTGTGAAGCgaaaaaagttttcttagaataaatctaTCAACAACAGATTatgcatttctttgcctttaagttttttatatttgttttaactttgttattttagtaaaataaataagtgctatttaaaaatatgtacatgtaaaagctcattctgcttctatccaAAATAACCACTCACTGTTAGACTTGTGTTATCCTAATGTCTAATACCTGACAATGCCCCTGCATAcacttctaaatcttttcaagtcttttgtacatggtttcatataaaagatagacagatatatttaattcattatatggatgatatCCTAATAGCACATCCTGATCAGGACTGCTTACAATCAGTGTTGCATGATCTAGCAgaggctttacaatattgtagcctTCAAATTGCCCCCAAATAAACCCCCCAGTTACTTATTTAGGGCAAGTTCTGTACTCTAAAATGGTGACTCATGTTCccttacaatgaaaaaaatagttcATTTGGTGACATTAAGTGATTATCAAAATTTGCTTGGAGATATTAACTGGATTACGCCTTAGGTAAAATTCATTACTGCTGAATTAAAGCCCTTGTTTAATGTCTTACACGGTAACTCTGACCCAGCTTTCGAAAGGAGCCTGACCCCTGAAGCTCGACAAGCCCTTGATAAAGAAACAGCTTCCGTATCTATAGTCATGTAAATAGGATTGATACAAGTAAAGTGTCGCAGCTTTTGTGCTTGCCTACTCCTACAGCTCCGACTGGTGTATTAATGAAATCAGGACCCCTAGAATGGACACATCTTCCAGCTACAGACCAAAAGATAGTGGCTGACAACACTGCTTTAATAGCAGctctaattttaaaacacaaaaaaaggaggataaattTGTTTGGTAACAATCGTCCCTAGATTATAATgtcatacaataaaataacaattaaatgctTTCCTGCAGTTTAACGGAGACTGGAAATTGCCTTAGtacatccagcccaacgtttctcatgatgcaccctgcatataagttatgtaagcagggtgacaatatacagccttgactgtactccttttcctacttggaatgagtctgttgttccctatccagttctaactgttgcttactgatCTGGATAGAGATTTAGCGGCGAGTGGTGGCTGCATTGTGCTGGAGTGGTGAGCAGTGGCTGCATGGAACTGGAGTGGTGAGCAACCGAGAGGCGATATCTACGGCCaaggtcagtagttgcagccatgaggagataccttaTGTCCAAGGTAAGGATCAGTGGCTACACTTTCCTGGAGTAGCTGTGAAGATACTCTACATCCAAGTTAAGAGAAACTGCATTAAGACTGCAGTTAAGAAACTGCATTAAGTAGgttctgagagagggcatcagaggacaagtagactgaaaccacaatcactgtgacctaaccaatctaatcacatgggccacagctttttacaactcaatgaaactaagccatgaagTGAACGGTCACCCAAGGCAGACAAAttttggtggagagttctgacaaaatgtgatccactggagaaaggaatggcaaaccacttcagtattcttccctggaaaaccccatgaacagcatgaaaaggcaaaaagatataacacttAAAGATGAACTCTTCAGATCAGGAGGT comes from the Dama dama isolate Ldn47 unplaced genomic scaffold, ASM3311817v1 ptg000209l, whole genome shotgun sequence genome and includes:
- the LOC133053750 gene encoding chromodomain Y-like protein isoform X1, encoding MASEELYDVERVIDKRQNKKGKTEYVVQWKGYGREDATWEPEQHLVNCEECIHDFNRQHTGKQKEGTLTRAKRTSPNNGQNQISRSTNSSFSKAAPKALVVGKEHEAKSSPPFTASQKFQESSARGLATYKYMDLARLGNRILVPKSPIKSGTVLDSFQDESPENPDPMKQGPEDTAAPEAAAEKQIGDLLSPEPEPLMMGSRPWIHPLLPRASGPVKATMATGLAMKGNGTSDLVDALPVNCTSPLQTSVMGMKAGKKKFMKDRQDQPFNKQLRFSVWQRERAYRYRDIVVRKQDGFTHILLSTKSSENNSLNPEVMKELQRALSMANADDSNLVLLSAVGSVFCCGLDFLYFIRRLPDNRKRESARMAEAIRNFVNIFIQFKKPIVVAVNGPAIGLGASILPLCDVVWANEKAWFQTPYTTFGQSPDGCSTVMFPKIMGGASANEMLFRGRKLTAQEACSKGLVSQVFWPGTFTQEVMVRIKELASCNRVVLEESKALVRCNMRLELERANERECEVLKKIWGSAQGIDSMRKYLKCKTDDF
- the LOC133053750 gene encoding chromodomain Y-like protein isoform X2; translation: MASEELYDVERVIDKRQNKKGKTEYVVQWKGYGREDATWEPEQHLVNCEECIHDFNRQHTGKQKEGTLTRAKRTSPNNGQNQISRSTNSSFSKAAPKALVVGKEHEAKSSPPFTASQKFQESSARGLATYKYMDLARLGNRILVPKSPIKSGTVLDSFQDESPENPDPMKQGPEDTAAPEAAAEKQIGDLLSPEPEPLMMGSRPWIHPLLPRASGPVKATMATGLAMKGKGMKAGKKKFMKDRQDQPFNKQLRFSVWQRERAYRYRDIVVRKQDGFTHILLSTKSSENNSLNPEVMKELQRALSMANADDSNLVLLSAVGSVFCCGLDFLYFIRRLPDNRKRESARMAEAIRNFVNIFIQFKKPIVVAVNGPAIGLGASILPLCDVVWANEKAWFQTPYTTFGQSPDGCSTVMFPKIMGGASANEMLFRGRKLTAQEACSKGLVSQVFWPGTFTQEVMVRIKELASCNRVVLEESKALVRCNMRLELERANERECEVLKKIWGSAQGIDSMRKYLKCKTDDF